In Aedes albopictus strain Foshan chromosome 3, AalbF5, whole genome shotgun sequence, the following are encoded in one genomic region:
- the LOC109428673 gene encoding uncharacterized protein LOC109428673 codes for MASKYFRDMNSEDFFPGFVNDSNDERFISAPVSSRVVDEVNVQPIEEPPIPIDYDPVELMEDNETVYAPVDANVPEAEGEEQFAPNRISDVLFSTALADCGSALLKKAATPAMKIKKKKAMQEVIDYILLRKGVKATEQQILKKINNMKSRIKSKTDLKATGNKKIVLNEGEKIFFKLMGAEENPTVVKLSYGTSAGASGGVHTGSSTSAGPPSAPQDPNVEDTEYAPPASSDPEDFEGEIASPSLNATPVLPKRHQKRSKQQHETPTTSTLTLVELQRHVLLKQLEVFEEQRLVYQRMGETLTKVDQYIEMRMNTTD; via the exons ATGGCTAGCAAATATTTCCGCGATATGAATTCGGAGGATTTTTTCCCCGGATTCGTGAATGATTCAAACGATGAACGATTCATCAGTGCACCCGTTTCATCACGCGTTGTGGACGAAGTGAATGTGCAGCCAATCGAGGAGCCACCCATCCCGATCGATTATGATCCAGTGGAATTGATGGAAGACAACGAGACGGTGTATGCACCGGTGGATGCAAATGTACCTGAGGCTGAAGGTGAGGAACAGTTTGCCCCGAACCGAATCAGCGATGTCCTTTTCAGCACAGCATTGGCAGACTGTGGATCCGCGCTTTTGAAGAAGGCTGCTACACCGGCGATGAAGATTAAGAAGAAGAAGGCAATGCAGGAAGTTATTGACTACATCCTTCTTCGGAAGGGTGTCAAAGCCACAGAGCAGCAGATTCTGAAGAAAATTAATAACATGAAGAGCCGTATCAAATCCAAAACAGATTTGAAGGCGACTGGAAACAAAAAGATTGTACTCAACGAGGGAGAAAAGATCTTTTTCAAGCTGATGGGTGCAGAAGAAAACCCGACAGTTGTCAAATTGTCAT ATGGTACTTCCGCCGGTGCATCAGGTGGCGTGCACACTGGTTCATCTACTTCAGCCGGCCCTCCATCCGCGCCACAAGACCCAAATGTGGAAGACACAGAATATGCTCCACCAGCTTCATCGGATCCGGAAGATTTCGAAGGAGAGATTGCTTCTCCCTCTTTAAATGCAACTCCAGTACTACCAAAAAGACATCAGAAGCGCTCTAAACAACAG CATGAAACTCCAACAACATCAACACTGACCCTAGTAGAGCTGCAACGCCACGTACTATTGAAGCAGTTGGAAGTGTTTGAAGAACAACGGCTTGTATACCAGCGAATGGGAGAGACCTTAACTAAAGTGGACCAGTACATTGAAATGCGCATGAATACCACAGATTAA
- the LOC115269882 gene encoding putative nuclease HARBI1, which translates to MNKRLFTTLQFSNNYFCGTCSSCGMNKSSKYYNLFVVCSGACYKVVFSEWFCSQFRKKKQDMAMFMNLSERRQKIYVNRRNTNSDNYRNLYRFTEENVEWLTEEFLASCSETRGGALNRDRKMRTFLRYIGDPGFQVGVGEVIGIHQTTACKTIWDVCQKITEKVDRWIQFPNSIEDMKRAQVLWSKNHKFPQAIGAIDCTHVLIMKPHDHGDEFVNRKGSASFNIQATCDGKEAFTSIDCSWPGSVHDSRIWKNSAIHNIMNENSSGAILLGDEGYGIAPWLMTPYRNPDMPQQMNYNKIHSRERVVIERVFGQVKRRFPILKSKIRIRTDRIPTIILACFILHNVAKYLGEEEFEDDSADLRLHVAPANENRNDTIKMRGDSRRDLISQFLFDRTNVL; encoded by the exons ATGAATAAAAGATTGTTTACTACACTACAATTTTCGAACAACTACTTTTGTGGAACATGTTCATCGTGTGGTATGAATAAAAGTAGTAAATACTACAATTTATTTGTAGTCTGCTCTGGAGCATGCTACAAAGTTGTTTTCAGCGAGTGGTTTTGCAgtcaattcagaaaaaaaaaacaagatatgGCTATGTTTATGAATTTGAGTGAACGTCGTCAGAAAATTTACGTAAATAGACGCAACACCAACAGTGACAACTACAGAAATTTGTATCGATTTACGGAAGAGAACGTTGAATGGTTGACCGAAGAGTTTTTGGCTAGCTGTTCCGAAACCCGAGGAGGAGCACTGAATCGCGATAGAAAGATGCGTACATTTCTTCGCTATATTGGCGACCCCGGTTTTCAG GTTGGCGTTGGAGAGGTTATTGGTATTCATCAAACCACAGCATGCAAGACTATATGGGATGTGTGTCAGAAAATTACCGAAAAGGTAGACCGTTGGATTCAATTTCCTAACTCAATTGAGGACATGAAGCGTGCACAGGTTCTTTGGTCAAAAAATCACAAGTTCCCACAGGCAATTGGCGCAATTGATTGTACTCATGTTCTAATAATGAAGCCGCATGACCATGGTGACGAATTTGTGAACAGGAAGGGGTCTGCCTCTTTTAATATCCAGGCAACTTGTGATGGTAAAGAAGCATTTACTTCCATTGACTGTTCCTGGCCAGGTTCTGTACATGATTCAAGAATTTGGAAAAATTCGGCTATTCATAACATCATGAATGAAAACTCTTCTGGCGCAATTCTTTTGGGAGACGAAGGATATGGAATCGCACCGTGGTTGATGACCCCTTACCGCAATCCGGATATGCCACAGCAAATGAATTACAATAAAATTCACAGTCGTGAGCGGGTGGTGATTGAGCGTGTGTTTGGTCAAGTTAAAAGACGTTTCCCTATTTTAAAGTCCAAGATACGGATAAGGACCGACAGAATTCCAACAATAATCTTAGCCTGCTTTATCTTACATAATGTGGCGAAATATCTCGGAGAAGAGGAATTTGAAGACGATTCGGCGGATCTACGATTGCATGTTGCACCAGCAAATGAGAATAGAAACGACACCATCAAAATGAGAGGCGATTCACGTCGAGATTTGATTTCACAGTTTTTATTCGATAGAACAAATGtattataa